The Numida meleagris isolate 19003 breed g44 Domestic line chromosome 27, NumMel1.0, whole genome shotgun sequence sequence GGGCTTGggcactgccctgtgctggcagtGGCCCTAGGGCAATGTGTGCAGCTCCTGCTTATCTGGCAGGATCAGGTTGTGGGAAAGAAAGTTTTATCAGCTGGAGCAAGGTTTGGTTATCTGCCCTGTAGGAGGAAGTTCCCCTTCTGTCAGGcaagcagccacagcagcacagccatgctggaaggctgcaggtAACCCTGGGGACAAGAGGTCCTGCTTGGGGCGCTGGGTCAGGTGTCTTGGAGAGGACTGGGGCTGGGCAAGGTGACCCAAGGGATCTCGGTTTCCTCTTGGTCCTGCCCCAAGGCTTgcactggggatgctgggagGGGCACAGGTAAGGTTAATATGTGGCCAGCGCTCTCCTGTCCCAGCGTGATGGAATGATGCCATGGTGCCAAGCTGGCTGTAGCAGGCCTGGCCTGTAGGGCAGCCTTGGGTGGAAACGTCCCCCCTGTGGCTGAAGCTCTGTGTGTCCCTCAGCATCGTCCTGATGTGCCATCTCCTCCCAGGTATGCCTTCACCGTCATGGCCAACATCACTGTGTACGGCctggcctggctgctgctgaaccTGCAGGTGGACCAGCCCGAGCGCACAGAGCACCTGGGCATCCAGGATGTCCCCGTGTTTCGGGTACGTGGCAAAGCTCAGTCCTTGGGTGGGATGTAGCTAAACTGGGATGTACTGGAGGGGTTGAAGTGGCAGTgccccagagcctcctctgctgcactgctcaggGGCCGTGTCAACTCTCCCTGGGTTTTTGGGAACCCCTCTTGGTCCACCACTCCTGGGGCTGGATGGTGGGCAGGCAGAGGGCACCCTGTGCTACGCTcaccctcccctccctcctccagaACCTGTCCCTCATcgtggtggggctgggggccgtGTTCTCCCTCATCTTCCACCTGGGCACCAAGGAGAAGCCGTACCCGCTGGGCTCTGTGCCGCAGCCCCAGGAGAGCACGcccctgctgcagaaggagccCACGAGGTCCCCGCGCTCGCTGCTGGTCTGGAAGGACTGGCTGCTGGAGCCCTCCTTCTACCAGGTACGAGCAGACAGGGCACAGCAGGGCCAGCCTTCCCCACCTACAGCCACACAGGCTGAGCTGTCTCTGTCCCCGTGCAGGTGGCAGTGCTCTACATGGCCACTCGGCTCATCGTCAACCTGTCCCAGACCTACATCGCCATGTACCTGACCAActcgctgctgctgcccaaggTGGGTGTGGGGCACATTCCTGCCTGCACCTCGAGGTTGCCTGGACGGGGGTTCTTGTGCCGATGGTCTGGAGCCGATCCTCTCCCTGTGCTTCTCTCTCACAGAAATACATCGCCACTATCCCCCTGGTGATGTACATCAGCggcttcctctcctccttcctcatgAAGCCTGTGAATAAGTGGATAGGTCGAAATGTGAGTCCTAGGGGCGTGGAGTGGTTTGAATCAGACCCAGGGCAGCATGTAACAACCTGCTCCTGAGCCCAGGGGCTGGGCAGAAAAGCCAGATCCTGAAGCCACAAATGAGCAGAGCACATGGCACACGTGagcctggctgcagagcaggggccTCCGCCTGCAGCGTGGGTCCCAAGGGGCAGGGTGAGGGGTGGCATGGGCCTGTCCTGCACACCTGAGGGTGCAGAGATCTGGGAAAGTGATGCTGGTCCAGCGTCAGCCTGTCCTGCGCAGCCCTGGTGGGGCTGGGAGAGCCCTGGGGTGCTCAGGAGGAGCAAAGGGTGGGCTTGGCTGAGCCACGCTTGGGGTGGAAGAGTCTACAGCATTCCCTTCTGCGCTGGAGCAAGTGTCCTGGAGCAAACCCCGCTCCGCTCCTGGGTGCGCAGAcaccctgcccacagctccccGGTTGGCTCCCCACCACGGCCCCAGCCCTTAGGCTGTAAAGCAGGCTGGGTCACAGCAAGGCCCTTGCTGTCTGGGGACTCCTAAATCAGCTGGGAGCAAGGCAGGGCTGTCCTTGCGAGTCCTGGGGagtgctggccctgctgccctcctcgTGGGCTGTCACCCggggctggagcacagctggggcACTGAGCTCCACCTTGTCCCTGTGCCTGTCTCCTCGCCGGCCCGGAGCAGCTGACATACTTTGTGGGCATCCTGGTGATCCTGGCCTTCGCCTCCTGGGTGTCCCTGACCAGAGAGATGGGAGCAGAGATCTACGGCCTGGCCGTGCTGCTCGGGGCTGGCTCCGCCACCATCCTGGTCACATCCCTCTCCATGACGGCCGACCTCATTGGGACCAACACGGTACGTCTGTGCAGCAGCCCATCCCTTGTGCCCAGGATCCGGTGTATTACGGGCTCTGCTGTAATTTGGGCTCTGCCCATGAGAGGGCACAAGGCTCTCGCTTGCGGGCCTGCTGGGCTGCGTGCCATGCGCTGGCTGCATGGCTGAGGCTTCCTCTCCCCTCGCAGCACAGCAGTGCGTTTGTCTACGGGGCCATGAGCTTCACGGACAAGATGGCCAATGGCCTGGCTGTGATGCTGATCCAGAACCTGCACCCGTGCCCGTAAGTGTCCCTGTGGAGTAGGAGTGCACACAGGGACAGCTGCAGCCGGACCGCCTGGCGGCACATAGCCCTGGTTTGGAGCATGCTCGTACAGCCTTGGCGAGTGACACTGGTAGAAACCATCTCTGATTTATCTCAAAGCCTTCCTTGTCTTCTCTTTTGGTCCTAAATGGCTGCATCTCAGACACCTGAAGGGGTTCTCAAAGTCCAGGATGCTGCCCTGGGCTCTTCTCCCGTGTCCTGGTGTGAACCAGTCCTGGGGGCAAGGGCTTAGGGTCACGGCCAGGCAGTgggatgctggcagcagccccagggcacTCTGTAGCCCACCACCAAGTGGAGCCCTGTCCTTTCCCTGCAGGactgagctctgctgccctgcctgtgTCAGCTTCTACCACTGGGTGATGGTGTTGGTCACTGGGGGCATTGCCATGGTTGCCACCGTGTTTCTGTGCTGCATCATGATCTGGCCCATCCATGTCCGCTTCCGTGAgtgtggctgtggggctgagggcaCGGGGACAGGGcaggcatggggctgggggcacaggGAGCCCCACGTCCGGTGCCAGCCTGGGCTAAAGCAGAAGTGTCTTTCCAGATGGCCCTGGTTGCAGTGGGCGGCTGCAGGGTGACCCGCATGGTAGGCACATGGGCAGGCTCAGCTCCTcgtgcttctgctgctcctggccccagagctggggctgtgcccgctTGCTGTGCCTGTGGCTGGCAGGATCTGCCCTTGTCTGGTCACACTGCTTTGGGAACCCACGGGTGTTGGGGGGCAGAGGGGGCTGCTGCGCTTGCTGGCAGccagatgtggggctgggggctgggttCCCCTCACCAGGCTGGGGGCCAGCAGCCAGGGCTCAGTATCAGCTGTGTCTCTGACCCGTGGGGCGTCCGGGACTCATTCTGCTCTGAGTAGGTGGGGGAGAACACGAAGGCCCCCACGTGTGGGGCTCTTGTAAAATGCTGCACTGGTGGCAGGGTCCAGaaggagcagctcagcctgtGGCGGTCACCCAGCCCTGCAAGGGCTCCTGACCTGTCCCTCTCCTCCCTACAGATGATGTTGCCCTGCATGGACTGAACGAAGTGGGGATCCCGTACCACGAAACACAGAGCGCGGAGGACAGGAGCCTGAGCAGCTCGGTCAACTGAGCAGCGTCCTCAGGCACGGCGCTGCCCGCACTGCTGAGCCCCACCTGGAGGGACCCTGAGGAGGGGATGGCACCAGGACGGGGCACGGGGCTCAGTGGGCTCTGTCACTTTGCACAGGACTCGTCGCCCCGCGCTGCGGGGACACAGTGAAGGCTGTCCCTGTGTGTTTGCACAAGTGTAACActagcagggctgggctgcgggCGTGTTGCGGGACGGGGCGCCCGGCCCTTGGTTCTAACTCGCTTTGTAAGGTCAGTGTGTACACGTAGCACTTTCTTAAAGAAGGAACAAACACAACTCACTTCCGAACTTGAATAAATGCCATTGCTGGCAAAGTCCCCgggccctctgctctgctgtgggatCTCCAGGCCCACGGGCCGTGCTTCCCCAGAGCTGTACAGGCCCCACAAGGAGATAAGGCCCCGGCAGCCCTCACTGTGACACGGGGTAGCGGGCCCTGCGCTGCCGGCCCGGCCGAGCGAGGTTTGTGCAGGGAGCGTGAGCCGCAAGATGGCTGCCCTCAACAAAAATGGCGCCTGCGGGCCGCGCCCGCAAACAAAATGGCGGCCGCGCGGGAGGCTTGGAGAGCGATGATTGGTTCCTAGGCGCCTTGTCCCGCCCCCCGCGGCCCAGCAGCCAATGGGCGCGCTCCTTTTCTCATGGGCGTTTGTAGCCGCCCAGTGCTCCCAGGCCCTCagcggcggagcggggccgcgccgcTTCCCCGACGGTGCGGTGTTCCCGGGCCGGGGGAAGGGCAGCAGCGGGCCCGGGGCCCTTCAGAGCCCGGCTGtgccgccccgccgcccggATACACGGCCAAAGGGGAGTGCACGGCTCGAGACTGTACCCTGGGGCTGAAGGCCGTGCTGCTCTGGGGGGCGAGCGGCCCCCACACACCGCTGTGGTGATCGCTGTGGGGCCCGGTGCAGGCGGCTGAGGTGCGCTCAGGGCCCAGGCCCCGCTCGGCGCCTACCAGCCCGCACAGGGACACCCGGGAGCTGGGGCGCGGCCCCGGCACCGTGGGGGTGCGAGGGCCCTGCACGTGTCAGGCACGTGGGGACGGGGTgggcgggagggagggagcacGTGGGGGCGGGGTCTGACGGaaagggggcgtggcctggagaagggggcgtggcctgaaggaaaggggcggggcttggggaGCACGGGGCCCTGGCGTGAGTGATGGGGTGAGTGTGCAACGGGGTGCGCGTGCGCACGTGCTTGTGCAAGGGAAGCGTGTGCACGGACAGAATGAGATGCGATGCTGGCGCGTGCGCGGGGCAGCTGGCAGCGCGGTGAGGTGGcgctgggctgcaggctgcgtgcagggagctgcagcagcacgggTTGTGGCCGCTCCCTGCAGCACGGTGCTGAGCGCAGGGCTGTGTCAGCACGGGGCAGGGAGCAAGGgtgggccgggccgggctggcGGCCATGGCACATGCCCCAGTTACCTGCGGGCAAGGCCAAGGAACTGCCCCGCTGCCCTTGGGGCCGCCTGGCCCTGCGCTGGCAGCTTGGTTTGGGGTCCTGGGGATGCAGAGGGCTCAGCCATCCCCTCTGCGGGAGGGGGGGATACTCCGTGCCCGTTCCCACCCCGTGGGCAAGTGGGGCTGTTGGCACgcagctgtgctggcacccACACACCTGGCAGACCCCATGTGCAGAGGGTCCATAGCCGTGGGCGCAGCGAGGTGGGCATCCTGCACCCCACCTGCATCCCACACGGGTCCCGATTCCGGCATCCCACCGGGATCCCGCGTCCCACCGGGGCCTGGGTTGTGCCACGGTGATGGCGATGCCCTTcgcagccccgccgcccccaGGTGCGTTTTGCGCCGTCCAGCCCCACCCGACGCCTCCCTGCAAACCTGCTGCGGCCGGTCCCAGCCCCGCCTGCCCGCCCTTCCTcgctgggaggaggaggaggaggaagaggcgGCTGTGGGCTGGGGCTGAAGGAGCGCGTGGGAGCGCAGGGCTGCGGTTCAGTGGGACAGGACGGGACGGGAGGGCTCAACTCTCCCCACCACCAGGTAACAcctgggctgggcagcagcctcAGCGCAGGAATTTTGCTCTCTGCCCTTCGATCTCCCACGTCTCCACCTCCTTGGGAGACACGGAGGGACCCGGGAACTGACACCCGCTGCCTATGAGTGGGTGCTGGGGGTGCCACAGCCACCCTAGGGACACGTCCACTGGCCCCGATGGGTCCCCAGTGCTGTGGCTGGTGCATGGGGAGAGCGTGGGGCGCGGCCCTTCCTGGAGTGGGGCCACGGTGGCTGCCACACGGGGAGTGCCCTGTGGGGCCCTGGGGACCTCGGGGCACGGGGGCAGGCAGCACCCGGAGATGCTCCGAAGGGGCTCCcgatggctgtgctgctccttgtGTGTCCCAGTGAGCCCTGGTGGCTGATTGGAGGGTGCTGAGCACCCCGATGTTTGCTGGGGACAGGCAGTGTCCCCTCTTGGGACACCAGGGGACAGACGGACAAGGAGTACCCCACGTGCCATCACCTGCGGATAACCGCGGCCAATTGTGTGAGCGTGGGGTGGGCAAAGGGCTTGGCAACGGGGTAGGCTTCTCTCTTCTCGTTCCCCCTCACCCGTCCCTGTCCCCCGCAGCACACCGGGCTCCTCCATGTCGAGGAGGCTGCGGAGGAGCAGGAGGGCGGTGCTGGAAAAGCCGTGGCAGAGCCTGGAGGAGAGGGGCAGCGCGCAGCTGGACCCACACCCCACACTCGCCAGGTGGGTGCTGCATCCCTGAGTCACGACCCCCCTGTCCTGCGGTGCCGCATCCCCGAGCCACAGCCCTCGTGTCCCGCACGGCCACGGCTCAGCGGCTGCGGCTCCCGGCAGATCCAGGACCTACGACCCCTCCACCTGCACCGAGACCCCGGAGGCGTCGGGTCGGCCGGGATCCCCAAACCCGGTGAGTCCTGGGGGCGAGGAGGGGGGACCCCATCCCCGTTTTGTGGCCGGTACCGGGGGTGCCAGGGCTCAGCCCCGTGCCCCGGCTTCCCCACAGCTCAGCAAGCGGCGTGCCGCCTTCCACAAAGCCTTTGAGGAGATCGCGGGGCGCGAGGCGCTGCTGGCCTGCTTCTCCTGCGCCTGGCAGCGCGAGGTGCCCTACCACGGCCGCCTCTACGTCTCCTCCGGGCACCTCTGCTTCCACGCCAGCCTGCTGCTCAGGGACATCAAGGTGGGGGCTCGNNNNNNNNNNNNNNNNNNNNNNNNNNNNNNNNNNNNNNNNNNNNNNNNNNNNNNNNNNNNNNNNNNNNNNNNNNNNNNNNNNNNNNNNNNNNNNNNNNNNNNNNNNNNNNNNNNNNNNNNNNNNNNNNNNNNNNNNNNNNNNNNNNNNNTCTGTGCCCTCAAGAAAACCAACACGGCGCTGTTGGTGCCCAACGCGCTCAGCGTCCGCACGGCGCAGGGGGACAAGGTGAGCTCGGGGAGGGGGCTGTGGGATTGGGGGCCGTGGTGGGGGGAGCCACCACCCATCCCTCTGCCCGCAGTTCCTCTTTGTGTCGCTGCGCCGGCGCGAGGCCACCTACCAGCTGCTGAGATCGCTCTGCAGACACCTGCAGGTAGGCATTGTGCTGGGTGGGGGCTGGGCACAGTGCCCCCTGCGCCCCGCTGCAGCTCTCCTTGTGCAGGACAACGCCTGGAGCCCCCCGGCCTCTCCCCTCAaccacagcactgagcaaag is a genomic window containing:
- the MFSD12 gene encoding major facilitator superfamily domain-containing protein 12 isoform X3 — protein: MAEPALGAVLPLRARLSFAAGHFLNDLCASLWFTYLLLYLHAVLGYSHGLAGGLLLAGQVADGLCTPLLGYEADRSAGCGRYGRRKSWHLAGTTCVLISFPFIFNPCLGCKEGTPQWAAFIYYLPFIVIFQFGWAATQISHLSLIPELVTSDHEKVELTAFRYAFTVMANITVYGLAWLLLNLQVDQPERTEHLGIQDVPVFRNLSLIVVGLGAVFSLIFHLGTKEKPYPLGSVPQPQESTPLLQKEPTRSPRSLLVWKDWLLEPSFYQVAVLYMATRLIVNLSQTYIAMYLTNSLLLPKKYIATIPLVMYISGFLSSFLMKPVNKWIGRNLTYFVGILVILAFASWVSLTREMGAEIYGLAVLLGAGSATILVTSLSMTADLIGTNTHSSAFVYGAMSFTDKMANGLAVMLIQNLHPCPTELCCPACVSFYHWVMVLVTGGIAMVATVFLCCIMIWPIHVRFHGPGCSGRLQGDPHDDVALHGLNEVGIPYHETQSAEDRSLSSSVN
- the MFSD12 gene encoding major facilitator superfamily domain-containing protein 12 isoform X1 — encoded protein: MAEPALGAVLPLRARLSFAAGHFLNDLCASLWFTYLLLYLHAVLGYSHGLAGGLLLAGQVADGLCTPLLGYEADRSAGCGRYGRRKSWHLAGTTCVLISFPFIFNPCLGCKEGTPQWAAFIYYLPFIVIFQFGWAATQISHLSLIPELVTSDHEKVELTAFRYAFTVMANITVYGLAWLLLNLQVDQPERTEHLGIQDVPVFRNLSLIVVGLGAVFSLIFHLGTKEKPYPLGSVPQPQESTPLLQKEPTRSPRSLLVWKDWLLEPSFYQVAVLYMATRLIVNLSQTYIAMYLTNSLLLPKKYIATIPLVMYISGFLSSFLMKPVNKWIGRNLTYFVGILVILAFASWVSLTREMGAEIYGLAVLLGAGSATILVTSLSMTADLIGTNTHSSAFVYGAMSFTDKMANGLAVMLIQNLHPCPTELCCPACVSFYHWVMVLVTGGIAMVATVFLCCIMIWPIHVRFHDVALHGLNEVGIPYHETQSAEDRSLSSSVN
- the MFSD12 gene encoding major facilitator superfamily domain-containing protein 12 isoform X2, which encodes MAEPALGAVLPLRARLSFAAGHFLNDLCASLWFTYLLLYLHAVLGYSHGLAGGLLLAGQVADGLCTPLLGYEADRSAGCGRYGRRKSWHLAGTTCVLISFPFIFNPCLGCKEGTPQWAAFIYYLPFIVIFQFGWAATQISHLSLIPELVTSDHEKVELTAFRYAFTVMANITVYGLAWLLLNLQVDQPERTEHLGIQDVPVFRNLSLIVVGLGAVFSLIFHLGTKEKPYPLGSVPQPQESTPLLQKEPTRSPRSLLVWKDWLLEPSFYQVAVLYMATRLIVNLSQTYIAMYLTNSLLLPKKYIATIPLVMYISGFLSSFLMKPVNKWIGRNLTYFVGILVILAFASWVSLTREMGAEIYGLAVLLGAGSATILVTSLSMTADLIGTNTQCVCLRGHELHGQDGQWPGCDADPEPAPVPD
- the LOC110388888 gene encoding GRAM domain-containing protein 3-like; amino-acid sequence: MGTPGSSMSRRLRRSRRAVLEKPWQSLEERGSAQLDPHPTLARSRTYDPSTCTETPEASGRPGSPNPLSKRRAAFHKAFEEIAGREALLACFSCAWQREVPYHGRLYVSSGHLCFHASLLLRDIKVXXXXXXXCALKKTNTALLVPNALSVRTAQGDKFLFVSLRRREATYQLLRSLCRHLQDNAWSPPASPLNHSTEQSPKKSLTSSHSDLEQSTVEPDSLLELQDEPSPTLNGAEEDEEEEETAEDAPALGRGGLHTAPPAQSAAQLRAFNTIIILYLLLMVALLLTSGYIGLRILELEQQLAALGAWPELSLVQRHKKT